A region of Diadema setosum chromosome 15, eeDiaSeto1, whole genome shotgun sequence DNA encodes the following proteins:
- the LOC140238731 gene encoding echinolectin 1-like, whose protein sequence is MASTVNKCLFVVIGIVVTLLPFIHGQVDAGHAHDGCSSSLGSPDNPALSCQHILNVGYKPSGYYFITAAGVYTKVYCEMDLNGGGWVRYGMSGMGSVWHYVNENEAEVDLEIIPPSSIKQMIELKFTEFFVQTDVFFQMVGDDSVNPSSLTTRAIPWLEERKVYIDGYANDHTRLQFPSKSRVETITCIPGGTSKCGQGGTPSANGESKPFFFESVYFGPRAAGAQLSSNLAGQWHRNKYSWNGTYYFVYARN, encoded by the exons ATGGCATCGACAGTCAACAAGTGTCTATTTGTGGTCATCGGCATCGTGGTCACTCTCCTACCCTTCATTCATGGTCAAGTGGATGCTGGCCATGCTCACG ATGGCTGTTCATCCTCTCTTGGAAGCCCGGATAATCCTGCCTTGTCTTGTCAACATATTCTGAATGTCGGCTATAAACCAAGCGGATATTACTTCATAACTGCTGCTGGAGTCTACACCAAG GTGTACTGTGAAATGGACCTAAATGGAGGGGGCTGGGTCCGTTATGGTATGTCCGGCATGGGAAGTGTCTGGCACTACGTCAACGAGAACGAGGCGGAGGTCGACTTGGAAATCATCCCTCCGTCCAGCATCAAACAAATGATTGAGCTGAAATTCACCGAGTTCTTCGTGCAGACGGACGTCTTCTTCCAGATGGTTGGGGACGACAGCGTGAATCCATCGAGTTTGACAACGCGGGCGATACCGTGGTTGGAAGAAAGGAAGGTGTACATCGACGGATACGCGAACGACCACACCCGCCTGCAGTTCCCGTCAAAGAGCCGCG TCGAGACCATCACGTGTATCCCTGGAGGTACCAGCAAGTGCGGACAAGGTGGGACGCCCTCAGCCAACGGAGAGTCTAAACCTTTCTTCTTTGAGTCCGTCTACTTCGGGCCGCGGGCAGCAGGCGCACAACTGAGCTCTAATCTTGCTGGTCAGTGGCATCGCAACAAATACTCCTGGAACGGGACCTACTATTTCGTGTATGCCAGAAATTAG